From a single Caldibacillus debilis DSM 16016 genomic region:
- a CDS encoding helix-turn-helix transcriptional regulator has translation MFRHEGAKPKIVAISPDEFLFRLRDLECIKGDGNWRIGQQLAASHALFVVEKGRGRLMLGKDEYRLHQGAVYICPPGGTYGAEADDPGELKIFLFKFDVFRATDQGCERVQNMEREDSFPLKGAITPDDQLVSLCEEVFRHWHSRDGLERFRSQLIFQELLYRAMKSRSLRSGESQTALEAAKNYMERYFNENLTIEQLARIAKISPKYFVDLFKKTYGISAIDYLTELRLNKAKELMAQPNARLRDIAHQVGYHDEFYFSRKFKKKVGIAPTVYMKRRRRKIAAYRTPVIGQLLALKMIPYAAPLHPK, from the coding sequence ATGTTTCGCCATGAAGGGGCCAAACCGAAAATCGTTGCAATTTCACCGGACGAATTCTTGTTTCGGCTTCGGGATTTGGAATGCATAAAAGGTGACGGCAATTGGCGGATCGGGCAGCAGCTCGCCGCTTCCCATGCTCTTTTCGTCGTGGAGAAGGGACGGGGACGGTTGATGCTGGGCAAAGATGAATACCGGCTGCACCAGGGCGCCGTTTATATATGCCCGCCCGGCGGGACTTACGGGGCCGAGGCAGACGATCCGGGGGAACTGAAGATCTTTCTTTTCAAATTCGACGTGTTTCGGGCGACGGATCAAGGATGCGAACGCGTGCAAAACATGGAAAGAGAAGATTCATTTCCGTTGAAGGGAGCGATCACCCCCGATGACCAACTTGTTTCCTTGTGTGAGGAGGTTTTCCGCCATTGGCACAGCAGAGACGGACTGGAACGCTTTCGCAGCCAGCTCATTTTCCAGGAATTGCTCTATCGTGCCATGAAGAGCCGCAGCCTTCGTTCCGGGGAATCACAAACGGCGCTGGAGGCGGCGAAAAACTACATGGAGCGTTATTTCAACGAGAACTTGACGATTGAGCAGCTGGCCCGCATCGCGAAAATCAGCCCTAAGTATTTTGTCGATCTGTTTAAAAAAACGTACGGGATCAGCGCCATCGATTATTTGACCGAGCTGCGGCTCAACAAGGCGAAAGAACTCATGGCGCAGCCGAATGCCCGGCTCCGTGACATCGCCCATCAGGTCGGTTACCACGATGAATTTTATTTCAGCCGCAAATTCAAGAAGAAAGTCGGAATCGCGCCGACGGTTTACATGAAAAGACGCCGCCGGAAAATCGCGGCCTACCGAACCCCGGTGATCGGACAGCTGCTCGCCCTCAAGATGATTCCCTACGCCGCGCCGCTTCACCCGAAATGA
- a CDS encoding thioredoxin family protein, which produces MALNDWFQKGMTYEQYVGQMKQNREEMLSIQERFSLRPEDKERLETLREKGLRAIVLTEDWCGDAMVNNPILMKIAEAAGIEVRFLLRDENLELMDQYLTNGKSRAIPIYIFLDREGKEYAVWGSRAPEVQRFVDEERAKLPPKDAPDFPEKQKAMYGKMREKFLRDEQVWRHIADSIIARIHQ; this is translated from the coding sequence ATGGCATTGAATGACTGGTTTCAAAAGGGGATGACCTACGAACAGTACGTCGGGCAAATGAAGCAGAACAGGGAGGAAATGCTGTCCATCCAGGAACGTTTTTCCTTGCGCCCGGAAGACAAGGAAAGGCTGGAAACATTGCGGGAAAAAGGGCTCCGGGCAATTGTTCTGACGGAAGACTGGTGCGGCGATGCGATGGTCAACAATCCGATCCTCATGAAGATCGCCGAAGCCGCCGGAATCGAAGTGCGGTTTTTGCTGCGGGACGAAAATCTGGAACTCATGGATCAATATTTAACAAACGGAAAGTCGCGGGCGATCCCGATCTACATCTTCCTCGACCGGGAAGGGAAGGAATACGCCGTTTGGGGTTCCCGGGCGCCGGAAGTTCAGCGATTTGTCGACGAGGAGAGGGCGAAATTGCCCCCGAAGGATGCGCCGGATTTCCCCGAAAAACAGAAAGCGATGTACGGCAAAATGCGGGAAAAATTTTTGCGGGATGAACAGGTATGGCGGCACATCGCGGACAGTATCATCGCGCGAATCCATCAATGA
- a CDS encoding ABC transporter substrate-binding protein — protein sequence MHLSAYRRNLHWESNIETLLHARPDVVISTDELDAEEKERLEQAGPVFYVPWEKNWREQLLMTAEFLGETKEAEHWLQTYDRKVKLARARLIPAVKDDRFLIVRISKQNLFVYCNRSMSEVFFRDLPFTPAYGCDRAVYDRPVSVEQLAEWDPDRLLLLVRQEDETLAYWKTLQYSMPWQELKAVRNNRVYLIPSDPWVEYSACAHDRIIDESLKLFSEDCPK from the coding sequence GTGCATCTCAGCGCTTACCGCCGAAATCTGCATTGGGAATCCAATATCGAAACCCTCCTCCATGCCCGCCCGGATGTGGTGATCAGCACGGATGAGTTGGATGCCGAAGAGAAGGAACGGCTGGAACAGGCCGGCCCCGTTTTTTACGTTCCGTGGGAAAAAAATTGGCGGGAGCAATTGTTGATGACCGCCGAATTTTTGGGCGAAACGAAGGAAGCGGAGCATTGGCTGCAAACCTATGACCGGAAGGTGAAGCTGGCCAGAGCGCGGTTAATACCCGCGGTGAAGGATGACAGATTCCTCATTGTCCGGATCTCAAAACAAAATTTGTTCGTTTACTGCAATCGCAGCATGTCGGAAGTATTTTTCCGCGATTTGCCCTTCACGCCCGCCTATGGTTGTGACCGTGCCGTCTATGACCGGCCGGTCTCCGTCGAACAGTTGGCCGAATGGGATCCCGACCGCTTGCTCCTGTTGGTCCGGCAGGAGGATGAAACGCTGGCCTATTGGAAGACGCTGCAATATTCCATGCCTTGGCAGGAATTGAAGGCGGTCCGGAACAACCGGGTGTATTTGATCCCTTCGGATCCATGGGTGGAATATTCGGCCTGCGCCCATGACCGGATCATCGACGAATCCCTAAAGCTCTTTTCTGAAGATTGTCCAAAATGA
- a CDS encoding iron-hydroxamate ABC transporter substrate-binding protein has protein sequence MKRKWFHFSLLVLLILLLTACGAKSSSAPEKSAENGNAAGQEKKADENETRTIDYLGKTYTVPAKAERIVITGSMETMEDALVLGVKPLGGITVGGKFPDMFKEITGSTVSIGEKAQPNMETILKLKPDVIFATTKFPPDVIGKLEKIAPTIPVSHISTNWEANLRLLAELTGKQDAAEQALQQYKDDLAEAKAKLGDRLKEKKVVIVRIRNGNIMIYPEDVFFNPSLYMDLGLTAPQEIKQAKAQEMISLEKFSEMNPDYIFVQFSEDENKDQPNALENLQKNPIWQSINAVKNNKVFVNVVDPLAQGGTAWSKIHFLKAAVEKLGNE, from the coding sequence ATGAAAAGGAAATGGTTTCATTTTAGTCTTCTTGTTTTGCTCATTCTGCTTTTGACAGCCTGCGGCGCGAAATCATCCTCCGCACCGGAGAAATCGGCGGAAAACGGCAACGCCGCCGGTCAAGAAAAGAAAGCGGACGAAAATGAAACAAGGACCATCGATTACCTTGGAAAAACATACACCGTTCCCGCAAAAGCGGAAAGAATCGTGATCACCGGCAGCATGGAGACGATGGAAGACGCCCTTGTGCTAGGGGTCAAACCCCTCGGCGGCATCACGGTCGGCGGCAAGTTCCCGGACATGTTTAAAGAAATTACAGGCTCCACCGTATCCATCGGTGAAAAGGCGCAGCCGAACATGGAAACCATCCTGAAGCTGAAACCGGATGTCATCTTTGCCACGACGAAATTCCCGCCGGATGTGATCGGGAAATTGGAAAAAATTGCTCCGACCATTCCCGTTTCCCATATTTCGACCAACTGGGAAGCGAACCTGCGCCTTCTTGCGGAACTGACAGGCAAACAAGACGCCGCGGAGCAAGCGCTGCAACAGTATAAGGATGATTTGGCGGAGGCGAAAGCGAAGCTGGGCGACCGGCTGAAGGAGAAAAAAGTCGTCATCGTCCGCATCAGAAACGGCAATATCATGATCTATCCGGAAGACGTATTTTTCAACCCCTCGCTGTACATGGATCTGGGACTGACGGCGCCTCAAGAGATCAAACAGGCAAAGGCCCAGGAAATGATCTCTTTGGAAAAATTCAGCGAAATGAATCCGGATTATATCTTTGTGCAGTTTTCGGAAGACGAGAACAAGGATCAGCCGAACGCACTGGAAAACTTGCAAAAGAATCCGATTTGGCAAAGCATCAATGCGGTCAAAAACAATAAGGTGTTTGTCAATGTGGTGGATCCCCTCGCACAAGGCGGTACGGCATGGAGTAAAATCCACTTCTTGAAAGCTGCCGTGGAGAAACTGGGCAACGAATAA